One Mycobacterium paraseoulense genomic window, CCTGCAGGACGTCTCCCACGAGACCCACGACGTCGCGTTCGTCGGCGTCAACCACCCCGAGCACGGACCCGGCATGGACCTGTGGGTGGGCGGCGGCCTGTCGACCAACCCGATGATGGCCCAGCGGGTCGGCGTGTGGGTCCCGCTGGACGAGGTGCCCGACGTGTGGGAAGCGGTCACCAAGGTGTTCCGCGACTACGGCTACCGGCGGCTGCGGGCCAAGGCGCGGATCAAGTTCCTGGTCAAGGACTGGGGGGTGGAGAAGTTCCGCGAGGTCATGGAGACCGAGTACCTCGGCCGCAAGATGATCGACGGCCCAGCACCCGAGCCGGCCAAGCACCCCATCGACCACGTGGGCGTGCAGAAGATCAAGAACGGCCGCAACGCCGTCGGCGTCGCCGCGATCGCCGGGCGCGTCTCGGGCACCACCCTGCAGGCGGTGGCCGACCTGATGGAGAAGGTCGGCTCCGACCGGGCCCGGTTCAGCCCCTTCCAGAAGCTGATCATCCTCGACGTGCCCGACGACCAGGTCGACTTCCTGGTCGCCGAGTTGGACAAGCTGGGCCTGCCGTCGAACCCGTCGAACTGGCGCAAGAGCACGATGGGCTGCACCGGCATCGAGTTCTGCAAGCTGTCGTTCGCCGAAACCCGGGTTCGCGCACAGACTTTGGTGCCCGAGCTGGAGGAGCGACTGGCCGACGTCAACGACAAGCTCGACGTGCCGATCAGCGTGCACCTCAACGGCTGCCCGAACTCCTGCGCCCGAATCCAGGTCGCCGACATCGGGTTCAAGGGCCAGTGGATCGACAACGGCGACGGCACGTCGGTGGAGGGCTTCCAGGTTCACCTCGGCGGCGGCCTGGGCGAGGAGAGCGGCTTCGGACGAAAGCTGCGTCAGCACAAGGTCACCAGCGCCGAGCTCGGCGACTACATCGACCGGGTGACGCGCAAGTTCCTGGAACAACGGGAAAGCGGCGAGCGTTTCGCCAACTGGGCGCTGCGCGCCGAGGAGGCCGACTTGCGCTAGCCCGTACCAACACCGCCACACCGAGCGCTGACGTTACGAACCGAGGACGAAACCAGATGAGCGAAGTGGTGACCAACTTCACCGAGGAAGAGCTGCGTGAGTTGGCCGAGCGCGGCGCGGCCGAGCTGGAGGGCGCGGACGCCAAGGACATCCTGCGCTGGGCCGACAGGCACTTCGGCGGCCCCGACGGCCCGCGCGACTGGGCCACCTGCAAGTGGGTGGTGGCGTGCAACATGCAGGAGGCGCTGACGGTGTCCCTGGCGGCGGATGTGCGGCCCGGCGTGCCGGTCATCTTCCTGGACACCGGCTACCACTTCGCCGAAACTCTGGGCACCCGCGACGCAGTCGAATCGGTCTACGACATCCACCTGCTGAACGTCACCCCGGAACACACGGTGCACGAGCAGGACGAGCTGATGGGTAAGGACCTGTTCGCCCGCGAACCCAACGAGTGCTGCCGGCTGCGCAAGGTCGTGCCGTTGGGCAGGGCGCTGAACGGTTACGCGGCCTGGGTCACCGGCCTGCGCCGGGTCGAGTCGCCCACCCGCGCCAATGCGCCGGTGGTCGGCTACGACGAGGCGTTCGGGCTGGTCAAGGTGAATCCGATCGTGGCGTGGACCGACGACGACGTGCAGGAATACATCGAGAAGAACGGCGTGCTGGTCAACCCGCTCGTCGACGAGGGCTATCCGTCGATCGGCTGCGCCCCCTGCACCCGGAAGCCGGCCCCCGGCGAGGACCCGCGCAGCGGCCGCTGGGCGGGCCGAAACAAGACCGAATGCGGGTTGCACGCCTCATGAGCACACTCGTCCTCACCGCGCACGGCAGCCGCGATCCGCGCTCCGGCGCCAACGCCCGGGCGGTGGCCGAACGGCTGCGCGGCATGCGGCCCGGCCTCGACGTGCGGCTGGCCTTCCTGGAGCTCAGCGCGCCCAGCTTCGTCGACGTCCTCTCGGGGCTGCCGAACAAACGCGACGCGGTGGTCACCCCGCTGCTGCTGGCCAGCGCCTACCACGCGCGCCGCGACCTTCCCGAGCAGATCGCGCGCGCCGGCGCCTACGGCGTCCGGCAGGCCGACGTCCTGGGCGAAGACGATCGGCTGCTGGCGGTCCTGCGCGAACGGCTCGCCGAAGTGGGGGTGTCCCCGCTCGACGACGAAGTCGGGGTGATGGTGGTCGCGATCGGGTCATCCAACACATCCGCCAACGCGCGCACCGCCCAGGTCGCCGCGCGGTTGTCCGCCGGGACCCGTTGGGCCGCAACCGCGATGGCCTTCGCCACCCGGCCCGAGGCGTCGGTCGCCGAGGCGGCCGACCGGTTGCGCCGCCGCGGCGCAAGCCGGCTGGTCATCGCGCCGTGGTTCCTGGCCCCGGGGCTCATCACCGACGGCGTGTCAACCTATGCGCGGGACAACAGGATTCCGATGGCGGCGCCGCTGGGCGCACACCGACTGGTGGCCGAGACGGTGCTGGACCGCTTCGACGAGGCGCGCGCCGACCACGCCGCGGCCTAGGTGTACTCGGCCACGAGGTTGGTCACAGTCGGCTGATGGGTGGTAGTCCGTCGAGTGCGCTGTGGCGTCGTTGAGTGTTGTAGAACTCGAGCCATGGGGCAAGGGCGTTTGCCCGCTCGGCGTTGGAGGTAAAAACTCTGCGGTAGCACCACTCGGTTTGCAGGGTGCGGTTGAATCTCTCTACCTTGCCGTTCTGCCAGGGGCAGTGCGGTTTGATGAACAGATGCCTGGTGCTGAGCTGGGCAATAACGGCTGCCACAGCAGCTGACCGACGATAGCTGAGATGGTTGTCGGTGATGATGCGTTCGATGCGTGAAATGCCTTGCGCCACAAAATAGTCAGCGGCCCGCTCGATGAAGCCCGCACACGTTGGACCTTTCTCGTCGGGCAGGATCTCGGAATAGGCGAGTCGGCTGTGGTCATCGACCATCGAGTGCACGTAGTCATAGCCGTTGCCGCGGCCGCGGACCTCTTCGCTGCGCCCATGAGCTCGCCACCCACCACCGTCGGGGATGCGGCTGAGTTTCTTGACATCGACGTGGACCAATTCGCCGGGACGGTCTCGCTCGTAGCGCACCGCGGTAGCCTTCGCGGCCTTGATCACCGCTCCCGTCATCGGATCACAGTCACGCAGGTAGGGCTGGCCGTGGCGGCGCAAGATGCGTCCGACCGTGCGGGCCGGCACTCCCAATTCTGGACCCAGCCAATCCGGGCCACGCCGATGCTCACGGCGTGCCGCCAGGACCTGCTGCTCAACAGCCGCCGGTGTGCGCCGGGGTGAGCAGTGCGGACGCGAGGACCGATCAAACAGCCCGACTGATCCCTCAGCGGCATAACGGCTGATCCAGGTGTGGACACACTTGCGGGAGATTCCCATCGCCTCAGCGATCTGGGCTTGCTTCCATCCGCTTTGGTGACGTTCGACGATGAGCAGTCGACCATGAAACGTCGTGCGGGCATTACGGTGGGACACGAGAACCTCCGGAGCAGG contains:
- a CDS encoding sirohydrochlorin chelatase yields the protein MSTLVLTAHGSRDPRSGANARAVAERLRGMRPGLDVRLAFLELSAPSFVDVLSGLPNKRDAVVTPLLLASAYHARRDLPEQIARAGAYGVRQADVLGEDDRLLAVLRERLAEVGVSPLDDEVGVMVVAIGSSNTSANARTAQVAARLSAGTRWAATAMAFATRPEASVAEAADRLRRRGASRLVIAPWFLAPGLITDGVSTYARDNRIPMAAPLGAHRLVAETVLDRFDEARADHAAA
- a CDS encoding phosphoadenylyl-sulfate reductase, translated to MSEVVTNFTEEELRELAERGAAELEGADAKDILRWADRHFGGPDGPRDWATCKWVVACNMQEALTVSLAADVRPGVPVIFLDTGYHFAETLGTRDAVESVYDIHLLNVTPEHTVHEQDELMGKDLFAREPNECCRLRKVVPLGRALNGYAAWVTGLRRVESPTRANAPVVGYDEAFGLVKVNPIVAWTDDDVQEYIEKNGVLVNPLVDEGYPSIGCAPCTRKPAPGEDPRSGRWAGRNKTECGLHAS
- a CDS encoding nitrite/sulfite reductase; its protein translation is MTTAPPAKTRNEGQWALGNREPLNDTEQIKHDDGPLNVRDRIINKYAKDGFESIEKSDLRMRFKWMGLYTQREQGYDGSWTGDENIDKLEAKYFMMRVRSDGKPMTAQTLRVLGQVSSEFARDTADIGDRENVQFHWLKIEDVPEVWRRLESVGLSSIEACGDCPRGIHGSPLAGDSLDEVLDPSPAIDEIIRRFMNNPDYANLPRKYKTAISGLQDVSHETHDVAFVGVNHPEHGPGMDLWVGGGLSTNPMMAQRVGVWVPLDEVPDVWEAVTKVFRDYGYRRLRAKARIKFLVKDWGVEKFREVMETEYLGRKMIDGPAPEPAKHPIDHVGVQKIKNGRNAVGVAAIAGRVSGTTLQAVADLMEKVGSDRARFSPFQKLIILDVPDDQVDFLVAELDKLGLPSNPSNWRKSTMGCTGIEFCKLSFAETRVRAQTLVPELEERLADVNDKLDVPISVHLNGCPNSCARIQVADIGFKGQWIDNGDGTSVEGFQVHLGGGLGEESGFGRKLRQHKVTSAELGDYIDRVTRKFLEQRESGERFANWALRAEEADLR
- a CDS encoding IS481 family transposase, whose translation is MSHRNARTTFHGRLLIVERHQSGWKQAQIAEAMGISRKCVHTWISRYAAEGSVGLFDRSSRPHCSPRRTPAAVEQQVLAARREHRRGPDWLGPELGVPARTVGRILRRHGQPYLRDCDPMTGAVIKAAKATAVRYERDRPGELVHVDVKKLSRIPDGGGWRAHGRSEEVRGRGNGYDYVHSMVDDHSRLAYSEILPDEKGPTCAGFIERAADYFVAQGISRIERIITDNHLSYRRSAAVAAVIAQLSTRHLFIKPHCPWQNGKVERFNRTLQTEWCYRRVFTSNAERANALAPWLEFYNTQRRHSALDGLPPISRL